Below is a genomic region from Methanosphaera sp. ISO3-F5.
ATTTCCCTTTTCATCAACAAATTTTCCCCATATTTCTGTATACTCCTCTGCTTTTATGTTTGCAGAGGTTTTATTTAAAATAATTCTGGTCTTTAATGGTGTGACATTAATTGTTGTACTTGCCTTTGTAGGTGAATAATATGTGTTTCCATTGTAGCTTACCGTTATATTGTGTTTTCCGGTTTTCTTTGCAGGGATGTTACGTTTGAATAATCCGTTTTTATCTGTTTTTGTCGTGTAATTTTTTCCGTTAATGTTAATTTTGAGGCGCGTGTTAATTAATGCTTTGTTGTATGCGTCCAGATATTTTCCGCTTATGGTCATGTTTTCCTTGTATTTGGTTGCACTGATGGTGTTGAGTTTTATGTGTGTTGGGTTAATTTTAACATTAAATACTGTTTTTGTCTCTGTTTTTGCATATTTCTGGTTTCCCTTGTAGCTTACTGTTATATTATTGTTTCCTATTGTTTTGGCTTTGTATTTGTAGTTGAAGTGTCCGTTTTTGTCTGTTTTTGCATGGTACTTTTTATTGTTTACTTGTATTGTTAGTATCGTGTTTTTTAGTATGTTCTGGTCTTTGTCCTGGTAGTATCCGCTTATATTGGTGTATGTGTTGTAGTATGTGTCTGGTACTTTGTCTAGTTTTATTTGGGTGGCTTTGCTTGTTACTTGGAAGGTGCTCTTGATGCTTGTTCCGGTGTATCTTTTGTTTCCAGGGTAGGATATGATTACCTTGTTTGTTCCGGGAGTGTTTGCCTTGATTGTGTACTTGTATGTTCCTTTGTTGTTGGTTTTTGTTTTGTATGTTTTGTTGTTGACCTTTATTTGTAGGAGTGTGTTTTTTAATTTTCTGCCATTAGCATCTTCATAACTGCCTGTTATGGTCGTGTTTTTCTTGTATTGTGTGTTTTTTATTTTGTTTAGTGTTAGTTTTGTCTTTATTTTTGATGTTGTACCTGTATTATTAACTGTTTTTGTAATGATTTTGTTTTCCTGTTTTTGTATCAGTTTGTTGGAATCATCCTTGCTAACATTTGTTGCACTTGTAATTCCTATCAGTAGTGTTGTTAATAAAACTAGTAGTAACATCATTTTAATTTTCTTGTTAAACATAATATCATCTAGTTTCACATTTTTGTTAATTTATATTTATTGTTTTTAAATGATATTATATTTACTGTATTAGTTAAATAATTTATTTGTTTAAATTATAAGTTTTGGAAAAAAATTAATGTTGGAATATTATTACTTGATTGTAATAAATTGGTTGGGGGGGTGATTTGAACATTCTCTTTATGGGTATGTTCATTGTTTGTAAAAAGAAATTTGCCTAGTTTTTATGTGCTGACTTTTTTCTTTACGATTGTCATAGTAGTGTTAACTCTTACTCCGAGTGTTTCTCTAAGTTCTGGAATTACTAGTGTCAGGGTATGGTTTCCCTTCTTATAAGTGTTTTTAAGTACAAAGAAGAAATCAATTTTACCATCTGTTATATTGAATTTCATTGTCTTATTATTTGAATCCTTAAGAGTTTTTCCATCAATTTTAA
It encodes:
- a CDS encoding carboxypeptidase-like regulatory domain-containing protein, encoding MFNKKIKMMLLLVLLTTLLIGITSATNVSKDDSNKLIQKQENKIITKTVNNTGTTSKIKTKLTLNKIKNTQYKKNTTITGSYEDANGRKLKNTLLQIKVNNKTYKTKTNNKGTYKYTIKANTPGTNKVIISYPGNKRYTGTSIKSTFQVTSKATQIKLDKVPDTYYNTYTNISGYYQDKDQNILKNTILTIQVNNKKYHAKTDKNGHFNYKYKAKTIGNNNITVSYKGNQKYAKTETKTVFNVKINPTHIKLNTISATKYKENMTISGKYLDAYNKALINTRLKININGKNYTTKTDKNGLFKRNIPAKKTGKHNITVSYNGNTYYSPTKASTTINVTPLKTRIILNKTSANIKAEEYTEIWGKFVDEKGNILKNTRLDINHEDYYYLHTDDEGVFSDILYPKVVGEMTLNISFNGNDNYYPSSVLKTFNVGKMDTEIIIDHNGIFELGKNVSVDGYVYPSSEYINNMPIEITVNNKDKRKIRLDNLNSFNIKFKADTVGVNNITVKYFGNNESYNSSETKTFYVYDVAESSLTIPYTNDSVIDKGYETYSMNDFVGDESITSDISLFSDYGMPVHKFVKAKFYLKDDKGNIITMMDTYKDETHISVTHSKKFTPYKVDLTMKKLTDFERENYVYL